The region GGAACACATTCTGCAAACTTCCTGGTGGACGACTGAAGCCTGGAGAGAATGGTATCATCTTTTAACTATTTTCATATTATGTTGTTCTCCTTACATCGTTTCTGCTGTGCTATTTTGGAGATTCTGTGTCCTTTGTAATACCTATGCTCTTATGTTTGTTTGGCTTCAGAGATTGAGGGTTTGAAAAGGAAGCTGACCAGCAAGCTTGGCGCTAATTCACCTGCTCTTGTGCCAGACTGGCAGGTACAGATTTTTGTAACTATCTTACTATGATGACTAGTCATGTTTCCTAACAATTTCCATTGATCATTGTAATGGTGTAGCTTGGAAACATTTTCTTTAATTCACATTTCTTTCTGTTCCTTGTTATCTTGTTTCAGATTGGTGAGTGTGTGGCCATCTGGTGGAGGCCCAACTTTGAAACCATAATGTATCCATATTGTCCTCCCCACATCACAAAACCTAAGGTATCGTGTAGATGTTGTTGATCTTTTTGTTACTTGATGTTTCTATTTATGACCTGCCCTGTCCTTTCTCAACCTCTGTTATTGATATGATTGCAGGAATGCAAGAAGCTTTTCCTTGTCCATTTGTCTGAGAAAGAGTACTTTGCAGTACCAAAAAATTTGAAACTTCTTGCTGTACCATTGTTTGAGCTTTATGACAATGTTCAGGTAGGCAGTAACCTAATTTTAGTCCATTCTTCAACGGATTTAAGTTTTTAATGTTGTATTGGTCGAGTTGATGAAAATGCGTCTTGATTACAAGATTTCAAAAGTATGGTAAAGGGTAAATGGAAATGAAGAATGGGTGTGTGGCAAATTGCCCGTGGTAGATCATATTATTCATCTGTTTCTTCTCTGAAATTATGTCTGCTTCTAACTGCTAACTTGGTTACCTCTGTCACTTAAATTTCGTTGTTGCTTTTGTCTGAATTTCTACTGCAAGTTGATGAAATGA is a window of Gossypium hirsutum isolate 1008001.06 chromosome D08, Gossypium_hirsutum_v2.1, whole genome shotgun sequence DNA encoding:
- the LOC107917707 gene encoding pre-mRNA cleavage factor Im 25 kDa subunit 2; this translates as MVMSPVVNTYPLSSYTFGTKEPKMEKDTSVADRLARMKVNYMKEGMRTSVEAILLVQEHNHPHILLLQIGNTFCKLPGGRLKPGENEIEGLKRKLTSKLGANSPALVPDWQIGECVAIWWRPNFETIMYPYCPPHITKPKECKKLFLVHLSEKEYFAVPKNLKLLAVPLFELYDNVQRYGPVISTIPQQLSRFQFNMITT